One Acanthopagrus latus isolate v.2019 chromosome 12, fAcaLat1.1, whole genome shotgun sequence genomic region harbors:
- the sec16a gene encoding protein transport protein Sec16A isoform X2, whose amino-acid sequence MQPPPRTGPPGASGPPPSGPNMFRRTRPHKHTAAATATMPPATQPMTDPFAFVRPPPPMAAGGLPTIPNSNPPPMQAPPNTMYAQAGPGLPPQPHTLEDVPAAPPGPPTSSLPGVTLFNPHNTSSPSVFQAPSPAGYVSSSHSEQGYFNSREQTPSLATEPPLAASAPVPFQSPFNPEYQGQIPPQPVPFQPVPPTTSSSQWAPDHGSRPPSVQNYFQPTSDPPPQPFNLPPATQMYPSHTPSPHHNTPTPPTQPGLPPVQAPLPVQNPARPPSSHWPDLNAPQHHNSHFQTQSYFSQSSAPQDSWFNQPPQDSGYHQMGTSHPQPRPDSAGSQHVPHTGPGPSSAPAPAPVPVPYSQESGTLSMFFKDNDVENEETLAGERNKAVNGTPAPSHHHSNPQAHGGHADVPLDYRSPSLQDHSHVPYMNDGSHASQGTTQKPPDSQYDHVENLECVPNQEVLPSETHGSPAAAPAAHVVDQFETGPNLETPDSIPRPMRSASVSSNYSNMSHGSGTSSRRHQGVVGTFIQQESPRLADEANLSPAAGGYFEQIDTSPAGDMGAQQSPLEQMWPPTPSPPKPTGIFQASANSSFEPVRSHGVGVRPPEVDRAKMVAEGGTDSTPGNLEQPPDNMENIYGPGHPVPAGAAGGVPHLTHPVVSSRPSSRAFGASRPCESPATTLWAQNDPASLNASILLAPAAPTVLAPLREPSADVIQPPEDGPLDLQPSQRIQQTSQQHLENLENPPKVSEAEPTDSHGNLGYASLLVADSLHQPVLIAPPVSNYSVIPPSNPAQPASLRESTPPVRSLAQGQGANASQPPLVTSNQNPLFAPGPVSLGSSSTHQGPLNLTRDNAEPAPSDVTAPPQSQPVPLLSRGQSLGGDSQSVQVNPQASLVIAPVSNHNQPSNYELLDFSMHQSQSQNQASGHPSSLHESPQSSNGFYLQVTKDAQQGLRVQGNTPAQTPASSSTPQVQPTPPQAAANTQLPPAEPPKTSDAQAAPQGQNVAPPPVPVSGAQPPHSQYPTSVQGPAAPAAAYPPGPRGPVPPGASQPAPAEPPRPPSSAGSQQGYGPPPPGPGQMYGGYYGNYGEYPDSRAAYPSGQYPPPLGDPRAQQYYQDGAYRSRADPWYGRYEGQTPVYRDPNYSYREPQPERPSSRASQYSDRPSSRQGYSEDFHRANQSAYSEYYADYAKHYDYAGYNYGQYDPRYRGYYDQSYWSNDDRYRGRDNYYNQYAYPQRKEGYDDQWRYYPGYDASFDDDYRRRGEFAGDDFDRRSVHSEQSAHSVHSSHSHHSRRSSFSSRSQQSQVYRSQPDLVSAVYDNTSSTLAVDYSYGQYPNPADASHNYSQYPYPTESTWIAPEQPPPRPATPEKFSIPHRCARFGPGGHLVQVLPNLPSAGQPALVDIHSMETMLQDTPDQTELRAFPGPLVKEETHKVDVIKFSQNKALECSRDNNLLDRDSARLLWDFIMLLCRQNGTVVGTDIADLLLKEHRSVWLPGKSPNEANLIDFNNEPLARAEEEPGAGPLSLLSDTFMTVPENVGKETERFRELLLFGRKKDALEAAMKGGLWGHALLLASKMDNRTHARVMTRFANSLPINDPLQTVYQLMSGRMPASATCCGEEKWGDWRPHLAMVLSNLTHTLDLDTRTITTMGDTLASKGLIDAAHFCYLMAQVGLGVYTKKSTKMVLIGSNHSLPFYHFATNEAIQRTEAYEYAQSLGSQPYSLPNFQVFKLIYACRLAEAGLSAQAFHYCEVISRTVLIQPAYYSPVFISQIIQISEKLRFFDPQLKEKPEQELFNEPEWLLELRQLDGQIRTGVIKYSEDRTSPAQYDCGSPSSDLDQLSPTEPPNMHVELDGPTPDNPLMSSLLPGAPPQAVQLMPPAPPSILQDAMAPPQPLPSNDVPQFYPVPPTGQPGQFPVSGYPPQDPGFAPPPFQPQPEQTEMYPGAHQQPGPPAPQAGQMSPHMPPQMPPQMPPQVPHSPVQMNLMNHPPPQMPQHMPPSPGHMPHVEHRSQAQTEMPPPRSSFTPQTDFYDQMAQMGPGRRSRTTSQSSMHMMGPGRRSRTTSESSTHSGGRERSNSAVKQASPPPPSIPEQPRKEEAKKVKKDSPKKGGGGGGGGWLKNWLWKGKNEAHLPDDKNKSIVWDEQKQKWVDLNEPEEESKPPPPPPSCFPAMPHAPGPGGHAGPPSGGPPGVNVYSRKAGTRSRYVDVLNPNSRTAKPSGLAPAPADIFAPLAPMPMPANLFVPSSAPDDQQPLEGSEGGNVEQNSPNTSANPQMFNPTLLPPAPEGPPVPDGSQSGELSRSSSMSSLSREVSQHLNQGAAPAGGVTFYNPAQFAQTSAPSGVGHRPGRLGGQRQYPVLK is encoded by the exons ATGCAGCCGCCTCCTCGGACTGGACCTCCAGGAGCCTCTGGCCCTCCTCCCTCTGGGCCCAACATGTTCCGCAGGACCAGGCCTCACAAGCATACAGCAGCAGCTACTGCCACAATGCCGCCTGCTACTCAACCCATGACAGATCCGTTTGCTTTTGTTAGACCTCCTCCCCCTATGGCGGCAGGTGGTCTTCCAACGATACCCAACAGCAACCCTCCGCCAATGCAAGCCCCACCTAACACCATGTACGCTCAAGCTGGCCCAGGGCTGCCTCCGCAGCCACATACGCTGGAGGATGTGCCAGCTGCTCCCCCTGGGCCCCCAACATCATCTTTGCCAGGGGTGACCCTGTTCAACCCACATAATACATCATCTCCTAGTGTTTTCCAGGCACCCAGTCCAGCAGGATATGTGTCCTCCTCACATAGCGAACAGGGCTATTTTAATTCACGAGAACAGACACCATCCCTGGCCACAGAGCCACCACTTGCGGCCTCAGCCCCAGTACCATTTCAGTCACCTTTTAACCCAGAATATCAAGGACAGATTCCTCCTCAGCCTGTGCCCTTCCAGCCTGTGcctcccaccacctcctcttcccAGTGGGCCCCTGATCATGGAAGTCGTCCCCCATCAGTTCAGAATTATTTCCAGCCTACTAGTGACCCTCCACCACAGCCTTTTAATTTACCTCCAGCGACCCAGATGTACCCCTCCCACACCCCATCACCCCATCACAACACCCCCACCCCGCCAACACAACCTGGACTTCCCCCCGTCCAGgctcctcttcctgttcagAACCCTGCAAGGCCACCTAGTTCTCATTGGCCCGACCTGAATGCACCCCAGCATCATAATTCCCACTTTCAAACTCAGAGTTACTTCAGTCAGAGCTCTGCGCCCCAGGACTCATGGTTCAACCAACCTCCACAGGACTCAGGCTACCACCAAATGGGGACTAGCCATCCTCAGCCTCGGCCTGACTCTGCTGGATCTCAGCATGTGCCCCACACTGGGCCTGGGCCTAGCTCTGCCCCTGCTCCTGCCCCAGTCCCAGTCCCATACTCTCAGGAGTCTGGTACACTCTCAATGTTCTTCAAAGACAATGATGTAGAAAATGAAGAAACTCTGGCTGGAGAGAGAAATAAGGCAGTCAATGGTACTCCTGCACCCTCTCACCATCACAGTAACCCACAAGCCCACGGTGGCCATGCTGATGTTCCTTTGGATTACAGAAGTCCGTCTCTGCAAGATCATTCACATGTACCATACATGAATGATGGCAGTCATGCGTCACAGGGAACTACTCAGAAGCCCCCAGATTCCCAGTACGACCATGTGGAGAATTTGGAGTGTGTCCCAAACCAGGAAGTATTACCCAGTGAAACCCATGgcagccctgctgctgcacctgctgccCATGTGGTAGACCAGTTTGAAACCGGGCCTAACCTGGAGACTCCAGATTCTATTCCAAGACCAATGAGATCTGCAAGTGTGTCTTCCAACTACAGCAACATGAGCCATGGAAGTGGAACTAGCAGTCGTCGACATCAGGGAGTTGTAGGTACCTTTATTCAGCAGGAAAGTCCACGTCTTGCTGATGAAGCCAACctgtctcctgctgctggaggctaCTTTGAGCAGATTGACACTTCACCAGCTGGAGATATGGGTGCACAACAAAGCCCACTGGAGCAGATGTGGCCTCCCACACCCAGCCCTCCCAAACCAACTGGTATCTTTCAGGCCAGTGCTAATAGTTCTTTTGAGCCTGTGCGTTCACATGGGGTTGGGGTGCGCCCTCCTGAAGTAGACAGGGCTAAAATGGTAGCAGAAGGGGGCACAGATTCTACACCTGGCAACCTAGAGCAGCCACCAGATAATATGGAAAACATTTATGGCCCAGGGCACCCTGTACCTGCTGGGGCTGCAGGTGGTGTGCCTCATCTTACACACCCTGTGGTTTCTTCTCGACCTTCATCACGTGCTTTTGGGGCCAGTCGCCCTTGTGAGAGCCCCGCTACAACTCTGTGGGCTCAGAATGATCCTGCTAGCTTGAACGCTAGCATCCTCCTAGCCCCTGCTGCCCCGACAGTTCTTGCCCCTTTACGAGAGCCCAGTGCTGATGTAATCCAGCCACCGGAGGATGGCCCACTGGACCTGCAGCCCTCCCAGAGAATCCAGCAAACTTCACAGCAGCACTTGGAAAACCTAGAAAACCCGCCAAAGGTGAGTGAGGCAGAGCCAACCGACTCTCATGGCAACCTTGGCTATGCTTCTCTCCTTGTGGCCGACTCGCTCCATCAGCCTGTTTTGATTGCGCCACCTGTGTCCAATTACAGTGTGATTCCCCCCAGTAACCCTGCTCAACCTGCTAGCCTTAGGGAATCTACCCCACCTGTGCGATCACTTGCACAGGGGCAGGGTGCCAATGCTTCTCAACCACCTTTAGTGACCTCTAATCAGAATCCACTCTTTGCCCCTGGACCAGTGAGCCTCGGTTCTTCAAGCACTCACCAGGGTCCTCTCAATCTGACCCGAGACAATGCAGAACCGGCACCATCAGATGTCACAGCTCCGCCACAGTCGCAGCCAGTCCCCCTGCTTTCAAGGGGCCAATCATTGGGTGGGGACAGCCAATCTGTCCAAGTTAATCCACAGGCTTCTCTTGTGATTGCTCCTGTCTCTAATCATAATCAGCCATCAAATTATGAACTGCTTGATTTTTCTATGCATCAATCACAATCCCAGAACCAAGCATCTGGCCATCCTTCCTCTCTACATGAGTCTCCACAGTCTAGTAATGGATTTTACCTACAGGTCACCAAAGATGCTCAGCAGGGTTTACGAGTTCAAGGAAATACCCCTGCCCAGACCCCGGCCTCTTCATCTACCCCACAGGTTCAGCCAACACCCCCCCAAGCAGCTGCAAACACCCAGCTGCCACCAGCTGAACCACCTAAGACATCTGATGCTCAGGCTGCACCACAGGGACAAAatgttgctcctcctcctgttcctgtgAGTGGAGCACAACCTCCCCATAGTCAGTATCCAACTTCTGTGCAGgggcctgctgctcctgctgctgcgtATCCTCCAGGGCCACGAGGACCAGTTCCTCCAGGAGCATCCCAGCCAGCTCCTGCAGAGCCACCTCGACCACCTTCCTCTGCAGGCAGCCAGCAGGGCTATGGGCCCCCTCCTCCAGGACCAGGGCAGATGTACGGTGGCTATTATGGTAATTATGGAGAATACCCTGATAGCAGAGCAGCATATCCTTCTGGCCAGTACCCACCTCCACTTGGGGATCCCCGAGCACAGCAATATTATCAA GATGGTGCATATAGGAGCAGAGCAGACCCTTGGTATGGCAGATATGAGGGGCAGACCCCTGTTTATCGTGATCCAAACTACTCATACAGAGAGCCTCAGCCTGAGAGACCCAGCTCCAGAGCCAGTCAGTACTCTGACAGGCCCTCATCAAG GCAAGGCTATTCTGAAGATTTCCACAGAGCAAACCAAAGTGCCTATAGTGAATATTATGCAGATTATGCCAAGCACTATGATTACGCAG GCTACAATTATGGACAGTATGACCCACGATACAGAGGCTACTATGATCAGTCCTACTGGTCTAATGATGACCGctacagaggcagagacaacTACTATAATCAATACGCATATCCTCAGAG GAAAGAAGGCTACGATGATCAGTGGCGGTACTATCCCGGTTATGATGCCAGTTTCGATGATGACTACCGCCGTCGCGGAGAGTTCGCTGGTGATGACTTTGACCGACGCAGCGTCCACAGTGAACAGTCTGCACATAGTGTGCACAGCTCTCACAGCCACCACAGCCGACGAAGCAGCTTCAGCTCTCGGTCACAGCAG AGCCAGGTATACAGAAGCCAGCCTGACTTGGTGTCAGCAGTCTATGATAACACATCATCCACTTTGGCTGTTGATTACTCCTACGGACAGTACCCAAACCCAGCTGATGCTTCCCACAACTACAGCCAGTACCCCTATCCCACAGAAAGCACCTGGATCGCCCCAGAGCAGC ctcctcctcgtCCTGCAACCCCAGAGAAGTTCAGCATACCCCACCGCTGTGCCCGCTTTGGACCTGGTGGTCATCTAGTCCAAGTTCTGCCCAATCTCCCCTCAGCTGGACAGCCTGCACTCGTTGATATCCACAGCATGGAG ACCATGCTGCAGGATACCCCAGATCAGACAGAACTACGAGCCTTCCCTGGACCTCTTGTTAA GGAGGAGACCCATAAGGTGGATGTGATAAAGTTCTCCCAGAACAAAGCCCTGGAGTGTTCGCGTGACAACAACCTCCTTGACAGGGACTCTGCCCGCCTCCTCTGGGACTTCATTATGCTCCTCTGTAGACAGAACGGG ACTGTTGTCGGCACGGACATCGCTGACCTCTTGCTGAAGGAGCACCGCTCCGTCTGGCTGCCAGGCAAAAGCCCTAATGAAGCCAACTTGATCGATTTTAACAATGAACCGTTGGCACGAGCTGAGGAAGAGCCCGGGGCTGGACCGCTGTCCCTCCTATCTGACACCTTCATGACTGTCCCAGAGAACGTTGGAAAGGAGACGGAACGCTtcagggagctgctgctgtttggccGCAAGAAG GATGCACTAGAGGCAGCCATGAAGGGAGGACTTTGGGGCCATGCCCTGTTGTTGGCCAGTAAGATGGACAATAGGACACATGCACGGGTCATGACAag GTTTGCCAACAGTTTGCCCATCAATGACCCTCTACAGACAGTGTACCAGCTGATGTCAGGGAGGATGCCCGCATCAGCCACT TGCTGTGGAGAGGAGAAGTGGGGTGACTGGCGCCCTCACCTGGCCATGGTGCTGTCtaacctcacacacaccctggaCTTGGACACTCGCACCATTACCACCATGGGTGACACTCTGG CTTCCAAGGGGCTGATCGACGCTGCGCACTTCTGCTACCTGATGGCCCAAGTTGGTCTGGGAGTTTATACCAAGAAGAGCACCAAGATGGTTTTGATTGGCTCCAAccacag TTTGCCCTTTTATCACTTTGCTACCAATGAAGCCATCCAGAGGACTGAGGCCTACGAGTATGCTCAGTCTCTGGGCTCCCAGCCGTATTCACTTCCCAATTTCcag GTGTTCAAGTTGATCTATGCATGCCGCTTGGCTGAAGCAGGCCTGAGTGCTCAGGCTTTCCACTACTGTGAAGTCATCTCTAGGACTGTCCTCATACAGCCTGCCTACTACTCCCCTGTTTTCATAAGTCAAATCATCCAG ATTTCTGAAAAGCTGCGATTCTTTGATCCACAACTGAAGGAGAAGCCAGAGCAGGAGTTGTTTAATGAGCCTGAATGGCTTTTAGAGCTCAGGCAGCTGGATGGACAGATCAGG ACGGGAGTGATTAAATACAGTGAAGACAGAACATCTCCTGCACAGTACGACTGTGGCAGTCCCAGCTCGGACTTGGACCAGTTGAGTCCAACTGAACCTCCCAACATGCATGTGGAGCTGGATGGCCCCACACCTGACAACCCACTAATGAGCTCATTACTGCCAGGGGCTCCACCACAGGCTGTGCAGCTGATGCCTCCAG ctcccccctccatcctccaagATGCCATGGCCCCTCCTCAGCCTTTACCCTCCAATGATGTGCCCCAATTCTACCCAGTACCCCCCACTGGACAACCAGGTCAGTTCCCTGTCTCAGGCTACCCTCCACAGGATCCTGGCTTCGCCCCCCCTCCATTCCAGCCTCAACCTGAGCAAACAGAAATGTATCCCGGTGCCCATCAGCAGCCAGGCCCGCCAGCTCCTCAAGCGGGCCAAATGTCACCACACATGCCCCCTCAGATGCCCCCACAGATGCCCCCTCAGGTGCCCCATTCACCTGTACAGATGAATCTGATGAATCACCCACCACCCCAGATGCCTCAGCACATGCCTCCTTCTCCCGGGCACATGCCGCACGTAGAGCACCGGTCCCAGGCCCAAACAGAGATGCCCCCACCCAGAAGCTCCTTCACACCACAGACGGACTTCTATGACCAGATGGCTCAGATG GGTCCTGGGAGGAGGTCAAGGACTACATCACAATCTTCAATGCATATG ATGGGTCCAGGACGTCGCTCGCGCACTACTTCTGAATCTTCCACTCACTCTGGTGGAAGAGAGCGGAGTAACTCGGCTGTGAAGCAAGCATCGCCACCTCCCCCTTCAATTCCTGAACAGCCCCGCAAAGAGGAGGCCAAGAAAGTGAAGAAAGACTCCCCGAAAAAG ggtggtggtggtggtggtggcggctgGCTAAAAAACTGGCTCTGGAAGGGGAAGAATGAGGCTCACTTGccagatgacaaaaacaaatct ATTGTGTGGGATGAGCAGAAGCAGAAATGGGTCGACTTGAATGAGCCTGAAGAGGAG AGTAAgccccctcctccgcctccctcaTGCTTCCCCGCAATGCCCCACGCGCCGGGCCCTGGAGGGCATGCTGGGCCCCCAAGTGGTGGTCCTCCCGGTGTCAACGTGTACTCCAGGAAGGCAG GCACGAGGAGCCGATATGTGGACGTTCTGAACCCGAACAGTAGAACAGCTAAACCAAGCGGATTGGCTCCCGCACCTGCAGACATCTTCGCTCCTTTGGCACCAATGCCCATGCCTGCAAACCTATTTGTGCCTAGTTCAG CTCCTGACGATCAACAACCTCTGGAGGGCAGCGAAGGAGGAAATGTGGAACAGAATTCACCAAACACCAGCGCCAATCCACAG aTGTTCAACCCAACATTATTACCACCTGCCCCCGAAGGTCCTCCTGTGCCTGATGGCTCACAGTCCGGAGAG CTCTCACGTTCTAGCTCAATGAGTTCTTTATCACGCGAAGTGAGTCAGCATTTAAACCAG GGAGCAGCACCCGCTGGAGGCGTCACCTTTTATAACCCTGCACAGTTTGCACAG ACGAGTGCACCATCAGGAGTTGGACACCGCCCCGGCCGTTTGGGCGGTCAGCGCCAGTACCCAGTGTTGAAGTAA